In Choloepus didactylus isolate mChoDid1 chromosome 11 unlocalized genomic scaffold, mChoDid1.pri SUPER_11_unloc2, whole genome shotgun sequence, the sequence ACTGCCCCATCCATTAGCGGAGTGACCATCCCACCACCACCTCGTGGGTTTCCATGAGGCCAGGGGACATATTCCCCAAAGCGCATACAGTACCTGACCCAAGACATGGCGCATGCCCCTTGCCCACGGAAAACAGACACTTCACCTGGATTGCGTGTGTCCCCCAGGGGCCTGGTTCACTGTCTGTCTCCATTCTTTGAGTGTCCCCCCCTGCACTGACGTTCTACCGCCCTGCAGGTGCCACGTGCAATGCCATACAGAAAGGGGGTCCCCATCCAAGAACCGGACAGGTGGGAGGGGTGCCCGCCAAGGGACCAGACAGGGGCGGCCGAGCTGAGGACCCGGCTGGATGGGGCGGGAAGCACAGAGTAAGTAACGAAGGGGCTAAAATCCTGCTCAGCACAAAATAAACACCCCAGCTTTGCAGACACAAATCCCAGAAGGGTGGGCGCGCAGGCCTGGGTGGGCGCGCAGGCCTGGCCCGACGTGACATCAGACCCGCAGAGGGGCAGAGGCCGCgaccccaggactgagcctgggcTGACCCGGGAGGGGAGCGCAGCTTtgtgggggcggggccgggggcccGGACAGGGCCGCTGGCAGGAAGGGGATTAAGGAACGACAGGTCACCTTATGAGAGGTGGGGacgggggaggagagagaggcaggCACAGGAGAGGGATAAAAACTCGGGGGAAGGGGCATGAAGAGGGGATCTGGAGACCTACGGGGGCGGGGAAAAGGAGAGGGCCGCAGACAAAAGGGGTTGGAGAGGCAGGAGACCTCTGGGGTCGGGGCGGGGAGAAGGTGACCCTAAGAAGCTGCAGACCGAGggtgggggggagagggagaggaccgCGGATAGTGGGGGCTGGAGACGCAAGAGACACTACAGGGGcggggacagcgagagagagccgcagagagggagctgggggagggggaggaaaccTATGGGGGCGGGACATGAGGACAGGGAGAGGGGCGCAGacagagggtggggtgggggcaggagcagGACACCCTATGGGGGGGGGAGTGGAGACACGGAGTTCAGGGCTTAAGAGATTCATGATGGTGGGACAAGAGCCAAGGGACCCGGAGAGGGCCGCCGACAGGGGGTGGCGCAGGGGCAGCAGGCCCCACCTTGCCGCGCATGGCCTTCCTCCAGCGGGGCGTCCACTCGGGCTGCTCGGGCTCGGCGGCCATGCGGCAGGCCTTGCAGAGGGGCGCCTCGTCGGCCCAGCACAGCAGCTGCAGCGCGGCCTCGCTGGCCTGCGCGTCGCGCGCGGGCCCCGCGGCGGCCACCTCGAGCGCCAGCAGGCGGTGGCTGAGCGCCGGGCGGTTGGGCTCCACGGCGCGCTGCCAGGAGTCGTCGGCGCACTCGGGGCACGGGAAGGGCCCGTCCTCATCGGCCCAGAACTGCACCACGCACGCCCGGCAGAAGCGGTGGCCGCAGTCGGCGCGCACCGGGTCCCGGAACTCGCGCTGGCAGATGGCGCAGGCGGCCGCCTCGGGGGCCGCGAAGTCCTCCAGGTCTGCGGGCGCCGGGCCCTCGACGAGGGCGGACAGGACGACGCGGGAGAAGGAGAAAGGCCGCCTGCTGCCCAGGCCCGTGGCCGCCGCCGGGTGCGCGCCGAGGGCGGGGCCGCCGGGCCCTGGCAGCGGAGCGCGTCACCACCCGGTGGGTCGGGCGGGCCGGCCCGGGCAGCCTCCTTCGGGAATATTAGTAGTGTGACTGGTATTCCCCCCATAAATGGCTCATGCACGGGAACGAAAACGTAGTTGAAAGATTATCTGGAGAGTGCAGTTACAATGTGTTTTTGAAAGCTGCCAGGACCGGAGCGGCGCGTTCCTCCATGACGCTCCTCCCAcgaggggtgggggctggaaaAAGGCTGCGCGGACCATCCCTGGAGGGACCGTTACCGGGGGTGTGGTGCGGGAAACCCACCGTGCAAAGACCCTCTCTGCGCGGACTCTCGTCGGGGGACCCTCCCTGCGGAGACCTTCCCAATGCGGACCTTCCTCGGGCGCCCCTTCCTGCGCGGATGGCCCTTGGGCAGCTTCCCTACCGTACCCTGGGAGCACCCTCTGTCCCCGTTGTCATCCCGGCGCGGTCCCCTGGCTGCTGGGAATCTCGGGGATGTCAGAAGAGGCAATAGAACCAGTCTAACCTCGCCCCAGGAAATTTGTCGGCATCTCTGCGGGGGTTAAAGTGTCTTGGGTTGATAATctggttttttatttgaaaaataaacaagccCATGGTTAAGAAAATCTATGTAATTTAACgctgtaaaatttataaattatatgtaaaatgaGTTGAACTTTTATTCCACCCCAGTGCAAAATCTTCTGAGGTTTTGTTTTTCGTagtttggggttttttgttttaatttttaaaaatttgctgtaGACTTGAAACCAGTAAATTGCCAGTTGAAAGTATGAACATTCTACTGACGTTAGTGCTGTGTTGATGATTAGAAGGAGAAAGAGCTTCAGGTGACTCTTGGGTGGAGGGAATCCTAACTAATTTGTTGGGTAAAACCAGGAATGGGGGCAGGTAGAgtaagaaagtaaaaacaaaaacaattaaacaGACTCCATAATGGATTAATTCtgt encodes:
- the RNF187 gene encoding E3 ubiquitin-protein ligase RNF187 translates to MPTNFLGRGPGGPALGAHPAAATGLGSRRPFSFSRVVLSALVEGPAPADLEDFAAPEAAACAICQREFRDPVRADCGHRFCRACVVQFWADEDGPFPCPECADDSWQRAVEPNRPALSHRLLALEVAAAGPARDAQASEAALQLLCWADEAPLCKACRMAAEPEQPEWTPRWRKAMRGKENKGSVEVMKKDLNDARDLHGQAESAAAVWKGHVMDRRKKALADYRKLRAFFAEEEEHFLQEAAKEEEAPENEDADLTERFTSLLQAVSELEKKHRNLGLSMLLQ